AAACGACAGAAAAATTTGCACTGCTTCACGCTAATCTTAGATTATTCCTTTATTTCAAGCTCTTTCTGCAGACACTTTAAGCTGGCACGAAAATTGCATAAAAAGAGTATAAGGCATGGATCTTATGAAAGCGTTACCAAAATATGGAGCAAGGGAGGCAATACAATGAAAGTAATTGAAAACCAAGAACTACAACGAACGATGAAGACCAGGCACTTATTTATGATCTCACTCGGAGGGGTCATCGGCTCCGGTCTGTTCCTCGGATCGGGTTATACGATTAATCAAGCCGGGGCCGGAGGAGCCATTTTAGCGTTTTTAGTCGGCGGCTTTGTCATGTATTTAACGATGGTCTGCCTCGGAGAACTGGCAGTGGCGATGCCGGTATCCGGCTCTTTTCAAACCTATACAACGAAATTTATCGGACCTGGCGTAGGCTTTGCTCTCGGCTGGACGTACTGGCTCGGCTGGGCCGTTACGGTTGCCCTGGAGTTTCTGGCTGCCGGACAGCTGATGGGCAGATGGTTTCCTGATACACCGACATGGATTTGGTGTGCGGTGTTTGCCGTTCTGCTCTTCTCACTCAACGCCCTGTCGGCCAAGGCATTTGGGGAAGCGGAATTCTGGTTCTCCGGCATTAAAATTGTGGCAATCCTTTTGTTTATTATTCTCGGCGGCGCGGCGATGTTTGGACTGATTGACATGAAAGGCGGCCAGGAAGCACCCTTTTTCTCGAATTATGCTTCGGACGGCCTGCTTCCACACGGCGTCACCGCCCTGCTGATTACGATGATTGCGGTTAACTTCTCGTTTCAGGGAACCGAATTAATCGGGATTGCGGCTGGGGAAAGTGAAAACCCAGAAAAAACGATTCCGAAGTCGATCAAACAGTCGGTGTGGCGCACCCTTGTATTCTTTGTCTTATCGATTTTTGTCCTGGCCGGCTTAATTCCTTCGGACCAGGCAGGCGTAACGGAAAGCCCGTTTGTTTTGGTGCTCGACAGCATCGGTATTCCGTATGCGGCTGATATTATGAACTTTGTTATTTTGACGGCTCTTTTATCGGTTGGAAACTCGGGCCTGTATGCGGCTTCCCGCATGCTGTACTCGCTTTCGAAAGAAGGCATGGCTGCTCCTGCCCTGGCAAGAGTAAACAAAAAAGGCATTCCGATGAACTCGCTTATTTTGACGCTTGGTATCGCCCTTCTATCGCTGCTATCTGGCTTTTTTGCAGAAGAAACGGTTTTTCTCTGGCTGCTTTCTATTGCCGGGCTCGGCGCCCAGGTCGGCTGGATTTCCATCACCGCTTCCCAGATTGCGTTTCGCAGAAAATACGTCCGGGAAGGCGGCAATGTGGCAGACTTGAAA
The genomic region above belongs to Domibacillus sp. DTU_2020_1001157_1_SI_ALB_TIR_016 and contains:
- a CDS encoding amino acid permease, with product MKVIENQELQRTMKTRHLFMISLGGVIGSGLFLGSGYTINQAGAGGAILAFLVGGFVMYLTMVCLGELAVAMPVSGSFQTYTTKFIGPGVGFALGWTYWLGWAVTVALEFLAAGQLMGRWFPDTPTWIWCAVFAVLLFSLNALSAKAFGEAEFWFSGIKIVAILLFIILGGAAMFGLIDMKGGQEAPFFSNYASDGLLPHGVTALLITMIAVNFSFQGTELIGIAAGESENPEKTIPKSIKQSVWRTLVFFVLSIFVLAGLIPSDQAGVTESPFVLVLDSIGIPYAADIMNFVILTALLSVGNSGLYAASRMLYSLSKEGMAAPALARVNKKGIPMNSLILTLGIALLSLLSGFFAEETVFLWLLSIAGLGAQVGWISITASQIAFRRKYVREGGNVADLKFKAPLYPFFPLLGLVLNCAVLVSMAFNPDQRLALYCGVPFMLACYAIYHLKIKKNQAIEKEQQEIQLSADKKMLL